The proteins below are encoded in one region of Brassica napus cultivar Da-Ae chromosome A6, Da-Ae, whole genome shotgun sequence:
- the LOC106346355 gene encoding uncharacterized protein At1g08160-like — translation MVPPKPPPPRTQQQQLPGRRLNPILCIIVALVLLGLLVGLAILITYLTLRPKRLVYTVEAASVQDFAIAKDDHISAKFNYVIKSYNPEKHVSVRYHSMRISTAHHNQSVAHKEISAFKQRPKNETRIETQLVSHNVALSKFNAKDLRGETTKGVIEMEVYITARVSYKTWIFRSRRRTLKAVCTPVMINVTANSLDRFQRVLCQTRL, via the coding sequence ATGGTTCCTCCAAAACCACCGCCTCCACGAACGCAACAGCAACAGCTGCCGGGTAGGCGTTTGAACCCTATCCTATGCATCATTGTCGCCCTTGTCCTCTTAGGACTCCTTGTGGGTCTCGCAATATTGATCACATACCTCACCCTCAGGCCAAAGCGATTAGTCTACACGGTAGAAGCCGCGTCGGTCCAAGATTTTGCCATAGCCAAGGACGATCACATTAGCGCCAAATTCAATTATGTGATCAAATCATACAACCCTGAGAAACACGTCTCCGTGAGATATCACTCCATGCGAATCTCCACGGCTCACCATAACCAGTCCGTGGCTCACAAGGAGATCTCTGCCTTCAAGCAGCGTCCTAAGAACGAGACGAGGATTGAGACGCAGCTTGTGTCACACAACGTGGCATTATCTAAGTTCAATGCCAAGGACTTGAGGGGTGAAACGACGAAAGGGGTTATCGAAATGGAAGTGTATATAACGGCTAGAGTGAGCTACAAGACGTGGATTTTTAGGTCGAGGAGACGTACGTTGAAGGCTGTGTGTACGCCGGTAATGATCAACGTTACGGCGAACTCGTTGGATCGATTCCAGAGAGTTTTATGCCAAACTCGTCTTTAG
- the LOC125575818 gene encoding cation/H(+) antiporter 6A-like — MSQQKSQMDYWDAQWRGYKRNASSFCETHPFLINSQGVWEILGNKAQGMSFWEYPLPNLEIIIFSTFVIWRLFDFTCSKIGLRVPRFTYMMIAGVILGQTCYVNNKSWLHNIFFPDDGRPKVAETLGAFGFLLYWFLKGVTMEAGTGLRMGKKAGVIGFTTMFAPLICGNFLFRWRKRGNISVLITEYRLIIFMQSISAFTSIDTLLKDLKIKHSEFGRIALAGSMVTDMLAFIITFLNAMHYEKYDGLLQTVFSCLFFAFMVFVMRPAMYWVIKQTPEGRPVKDFYIYLILALACLSFKYFVAIHSYGPAGSFVFGLSVPNGYPLGSAFVQKFESFNLGALFPLFGSLTMMQVDVPWLLKECGNLIRMEGQLYEVVSFILFVNATKFTASTIAAYSFKMPLRDSFALALVLNNKGVFELAYFAYAVETKKVRPEVFTIVAAIILLNSIFIPMALELVHDPSKRFKSYRKRNLAILKDGAELQSLVCIYKPDNITSMISLLEAFNPSKDSPMACNVLHLIALVGQATPTFISHQLQKPELGSISCSDNVITSFRRFQQKIYQYTSLDIFTSVSMTKHMHEDICWLALSKSMTLILLPFHRTWSVDRSTVISNDDKLRIININVLRRAPCSVGIFIYRKPIVEYHMTAYHSKICLIFNGGKDDKEALAITNRLRLTDTRISLTIIRFTPTFSEMKNEGMEEAFQMVSLEETVSNFVKEKDESVTYIDKAISDGSETSKILRAMGNDYDLFIVGRSSGLGTEATSGLSEWTEFEELGPIGDLLASHEFPSRASVLVVKKQEYIHHTKSQKRRSKRCM, encoded by the exons ATGAGTCAACAAAAGTCACAAATGGATTACTGGGACGCCCAATGGCGAGGCTACAAGAGAAACGCGTCTAGCTTCTGCGAGACACATCCTTTCCTGATAAACTCGCAAGGGGTATGGGAGATATTGGGTAACAAGGCACAAGGGATGAGCTTCTGGGAATATCCACTTCCAAATCTCGAGATCATAATATTTTCGACTTTTGTAATTTGGCGGCTCTTTGATTTCACATGCAGCAAGATCGGTCTTCGAGTACCTAGATTCACTTATATGATGATc GCGGGGGTAATCTTAGGCCAAACTTGTTACGTAAACAACAAGTCATGGCTTCACAACATATTTTTTCCTGATGATGGCCGACCAAAGGTCGCCGAGACACTGGGGGCCTTCGGGTTCCTTTTATATTGGTTCCTAAAGGGTGTGACAATGGAAGCTGGAACAGGATTGAGGATGGGTAAAAAAGCTGGTGTGATTGGTTTCACCACAATGTTTGCACCCTTGATCTGTGGCAACTTCTTGTTCAGATGGAGAAAAAGAGGCAATATAAGCGTGTTAATTACAGAATACAGGTTGATCATATTCATGCAAAGCATATCTGCCTTCACAAGCATCGACACACTCTTAAAAGACCTTAAGATAAAACACTCGGAGTTTGGAAGGATAGCACTTGCCGGGTCCATGGTGACCGACATGTTGGCTTTTATCATAACGTTTTTGAATGCCATGCATTATGAAAAATATGACGGATTGCTGCAAACCGTATTTAGCTGCTTATTTTTCGCCTTTATGGTATTTGTCATGAGGCCAGCTATGTACTGGGTGATCAAGCAGACTCCAGAAGGGAGGCCGGTCAAGGATTTCTACATCTACTTAATTTTGGCGCTTGCTTGCTTATCCTTCAAATATTTTGTCGCGATTCATTCGTATGGACCCGCGGGATCGTTTGTTTTTGGCTTGTCTGTTCCCAACGGATATCCTCTAGGTTCTGCTTTTGTTCAAAAGTTTGAGAGCTTTAATCTTGGTGCTTTATTTCCACTGTTTGGATCATTGACTATGATGCAAGTGGATGTCCCGTGGTTATTGAAAGAGTGTGGAAATCTCATACGCATGGAGGGTCAGCTTTATGAGGTTGTTTCCTTTATTCTTTTTGTGAATGCCACAAAGTTCACCGCTTCCACCATTGCCGCATATTCTTTTAAAATGCCTTTAAGAGACTCCTTTGCTCTAGCCCTTGTTTTAAATAACAAGGGGGTCTTCGAGCTCGCCTACTTCGCGTATGCAGTTGAAACAAAG AAAGTAAGGCCGGAGGTTTTCACAATCGTTGCTGCAATCATCCTCTTAAACTCCATCTTCATACCAATGGCCTTGGAGCTAGTCCATGACCCCTCCAAGAGATTCAAAAGCTACCGAAAAAGGAATTTGGCAATCTTGAAAGACGGCGCAGAACTCCAATCTCTTGTGTGCATCTACAAACCTGATAACATAACTTCAATGATAAGCCTTTTGGAAGCTTTTAACCCCTCGAAAGATTCTCCAATGGCGTGCAACGTACTCCACCTCATCGCACTTGTGGGTCAAGCCACTCCTACGTTCATTTCCCACCAGTTGCAAAAACCGGAGCTCGGAAGTATCTCTTGTTCAGACAATGTCATAACCTCCTTCCGTCGCTTCCAACAAAAAATCTATCAATATACATCATTGGATATATTCACTTCCGTCTCCATGACCAAACACATGCATGAGGACATTTGTTGGCTAGCCCTATCGAAAAGCATGACTCTGATTCTGCTTCCTTTCCACCGAACCTGGTCTGTTGATCGATCAACGGTTATCTCTAACGATGATAAGCTGAGAATAATAAACATTAATGTCCTGAGACGAGCCCCTTGCTCTGTTGGAATCTTCATCTATCGCAAACCCATCGTGGAATATCATATGACTGCCTACCACTCCAAG ATATGCCTGATATTTAACGGTGGAAAGGACGATAAAGAGGCTTTGGCGATAACGAACCGACTGAGACTGACGGATACACGTATAAGCTTGACTATCATAAGATTCACTCCAACATTTTCTGAAATGAAGAACGAGGGGATGGAGGAAGCCTTCCAAATGGTTAGCCTAGAGGAGACCGTGAGTAACTTCGTCAAGGAAAAGGATGAATCTGTGACATATATCGACAAAGCGATTTCAGATGGATCTGAGACCTCCAAGATCTTGAGAGCAATGGGAAATGATTATGATTTGTTCATAGTCGGGAGAAGCAGCGGACTAGGTACTGAAGCTACTAGCGGACTCAGTGAGTGGACAGAGTTCGAGGAACTGGGACCCATTGGAGATTTGTTAGCATCACATGAGTTTCCTTCTAGAGCATCAGTATTAGTtgtaaaaaaacaagaatacaTTCATCATACCAAAAGCCAGAAAAGGAGATCCAAGCGATGCATGTGA
- the LOC106351196 gene encoding cyclin-dependent protein kinase inhibitor SMR2-like, translating into MSKVLEPLEEEKVEHKPRKQEEEEEEELKHEEVLGSLCTPTSSDHKIPELDTCPPAPRKRPREVPPTKKRRLSKDLRLFEATDVGSHEVETLFVHNPNPVRKKRRSNSA; encoded by the coding sequence ATGTCCAAGGTTCTCGAGCCCCTAGAAGAAGAGAAAGTAGAACATAAACcaagaaaacaagaagaagaagaagaagaagaattgaAGCACGAAGAGGTGTTAGGATCTTTGTGTACACCAACTTCAAGTGATCATAAGATTCCGGAGCTGGATACTTGTCCTCCGGCGCCAAGAAAGCGACCGCGCGAGGTTCCTCCGACAAAGAAGAGAAGATTGTCTAAAGATCTTCGGTTGTTCGAAGCCACCGACGTTGGGAGCCACGAGGTAGAGACTCTCTTTGTCCATAACCCAAACCCTGTCCGTAAAAAACGGAGGAGTAATAGCGCGTGA
- the LOC125610150 gene encoding uncharacterized protein LOC125610150 isoform X3 — translation MLFRDVSPGPREADLRFRLIHFWEACNPNTKTLIGQEMLLIDEEGTVIQGFVPAGRVGIFDLVAGSVYNLSNFFGSRSKEQYRVADHVATVSFSWNSSLSVLENPPVLIPDDRFRFHSYEEFRANCDSRGDLYDIKGDSYIFSGSFLGAEVCRCLKRR, via the exons ATGTTGTTCAGAGATGTTTCACCCGGCCCACGCGAAGCTGACCTGAGGTTTCGTTTGATTCACTTCTGGGAGGCTTGCAATCCAAACACGAAAACCCTGATTGGACAAGAAATGCTCCTTATCGACGAAGAG GGAACCGTGATTCAGGGTTTTGTCCCAGCCGGACGTGTTGGGATATTTGATCTGGTAGCTGGTTCTGTGTATAACTTGAGCAACTTTTTCGGATCCAGGAGCAAAGAGCAATATCGGGTTGCTGATCATGTCGCCACCGTATCATTTTCTTGGAATTCTTCTTTGTCGGTGCTTGAGAACCCTCCGGTTTTGATTCCAGACGATAGGTTCAGGTTCCACAGCTATGAAGAGTTTAGGGCCAACTGTGACTCTAGGGGTGATCTTTATG ACATAAAGGGGGACAGTTATATCTTCTCAGGTTCGTTTCTTGGAGCAGAAG TGTGCAGATGCTTGAAGAGGAGGTGA
- the LOC106346354 gene encoding histone H2B.2-like, with the protein MTRFTTCQSKNYRYTKPDKLPSRQAFFYLTTEHYYGFTNEDNMAPRKSKKVVSVTKKKKVVEETIKVTVTDGVPNVTTNTDTQYLETQELDTQELETQDLPFSLPLEEENVTRVEIPVDVGYDRSPPPPETVAPASEGTVKETHKVEIPVEFGDDRSPQPPETPAPASEVPAKETHKDEEKQGNKKTTSKKRKKNRSEVAGDEYKRYVYKVMKQVHPDLGISSKAITVINMFMGDMFERLAVEAAKLNDYSKRRTLSSREIEAAVRLVLPGELSRHAVAEGSKAVSNFVAYGAKKR; encoded by the coding sequence ATGACACGTTTCACCACATGTCAATCCAAGAATTACCGTTACACAAAACCCGACAAGCTACCTAGCCGACAAGCCTTCTTTTATTTAACCACAGAACATTATTACGGTTTTACTAACGAAGACAATATGGCGCCGAGAAAATCAAAGAAAGTGGTTTCtgtgacgaagaagaagaaagtagtAGAGGAAACAATCAAAGTAACTGTCACGGACGGAGTTCCAAATGTTACCACCAACACCGACACACAATATCTAGAGACACAAGAGCTAGACACCCAAGAGCTTGAGACACAGGATCTGCCGTTCTCCCTTCCCCTCGAAGAAGAAAACGTTACTAGGGTTGAGATTCCGGTCGATGTTGGATATGACCGGTCCCCACCGCCACCTGAAACCGTCGCTCCCGCAAGTGAAGGCACCGTGAAGGAGACCCATAAGGTTGAGATTCCGGTGGAGTTTGGAGATGACCGGTCCCCTCAGCCGCCTGAAACCCCCGCTCCAGCAAGTGAAGTCCCTGCGAAGGAGACCCATAAGGACGAGGAGAAGCAGGGGAATAAGAAGACGACctcaaagaagaggaagaagaatagATCGGAGGTAGCGGGAGATGAGTACAAGAGATATGTGTATAAGGTGATGAAGCAGGTGCATCCGGATTTAGGGATATCGTCCAAGGCTATAACGGTGATTAACATGTTCATGGGAGATATGTTCGAGAGACTAGCGGTGGAAGCGGCGAAGTTAAACGATTATTCAAAGCGGAGGACGTTGTCTTCGAGGGAGATCGAAGCAGCGGTGAGGCTGGTTTTGCCTGGTGAACTTAGCCGACATGCCGTGGCTGAAGGCTCCAAAGCTGTTAGTAACTTTGTTGCTTATGGTGCCAAGAAGCGTTAG
- the LOC125610150 gene encoding uncharacterized protein LOC125610150 isoform X1, whose protein sequence is MLFRDVSPGPREADLRFRLIHFWEACNPNTKTLIGQEMLLIDEEGTVIQGFVPAGRVGIFDLVAGSVYNLSNFFGSRSKEQYRVADHVATVSFSWNSSLSVLENPPVLIPDDRFRFHSYEEFRANCDSRGDLYECYESFKFVNIHRHKGGQLYLLRFVSWSRSVQMLEEEVRIRRN, encoded by the exons ATGTTGTTCAGAGATGTTTCACCCGGCCCACGCGAAGCTGACCTGAGGTTTCGTTTGATTCACTTCTGGGAGGCTTGCAATCCAAACACGAAAACCCTGATTGGACAAGAAATGCTCCTTATCGACGAAGAG GGAACCGTGATTCAGGGTTTTGTCCCAGCCGGACGTGTTGGGATATTTGATCTGGTAGCTGGTTCTGTGTATAACTTGAGCAACTTTTTCGGATCCAGGAGCAAAGAGCAATATCGGGTTGCTGATCATGTCGCCACCGTATCATTTTCTTGGAATTCTTCTTTGTCGGTGCTTGAGAACCCTCCGGTTTTGATTCCAGACGATAGGTTCAGGTTCCACAGCTATGAAGAGTTTAGGGCCAACTGTGACTCTAGGGGTGATCTTTATG AGTGCTACGAGTCTTTTAAATTTGTGAATATTCACAGACATAAAGGGGGACAGTTATATCTTCTCAGGTTCGTTTCTTGGAGCAGAAG TGTGCAGATGCTTGAAGAGGAGGTGAGAATCAGAAGAAACTAA
- the LOC106351197 gene encoding cation/H(+) antiporter 6B-like: protein MIRLRSDNITTFFSCSLKVGALLSETFQSSKMAWFQRIFVCDIYMPRVAETIGTFAFVLNWFLRGVTTNIGMVKNFRTRSTVIGVAAMIIPWYIGKLVYTYREKSSDLTMTNMEYSVIILTTSMAPFTCINMLLTDLKVVHTEFGQIAQSSAMVTDVLAFTMTISSQISRDYYSGMRMGLALMVFFVSLYLVRQVMLWVVRHTPEGAPVKNIYIYIGLLLGYLAYIFWDYFLFFGPLGAFVLGLAIPEGPPLGSEFIRRFDSFNEGIFLPLFGSLTMIKLDWSFIIKELGSGRHLHGHTYECLSFLFIIYMTKFTTSFLTAIASRMPLRDSAILGIIMGTKSSFELAYILYAFDKERVGLEVFTLMGIYILINSLLTPMAIHFLYDREKRFASYGERSLKQKPELQMVVCISKPDNITSMINLLRATAPSKESPLMCCVLHLIELVGKATPTFISHQLQKPKPGSQSYSENVISSFQMFQDIHLDYTSIHMFTSLTSAKEMHEHICWFALDKNSNLILLSFHRNWGPSGYGIISDDQTLRNLNRSVLKRAPCTVGILVHRKPIWQPKPVESPCRVCLVSAGGNDDKEALALADHMRGNPKVSLTVLTLIPMSIAEERGGEWSQNQMVDTCLVEERPGDNSITYIVRMVAEGGETSKILHSVAYDYDMFIVGRSSGNGTEATKGLGDWTEFEELGIIGDLLASEDFPSRASVLVLQQQVP, encoded by the exons ATGATCCGGCTACGTTCGGataatataacaacatttttctcTTGTTCTTTGAAGGTTGGTGCACTCTTAAGCGAGACGTTTCAGTCGAGTAAAATGGCATGGTTTCAACGTATCTTTGTCTGTGACATTTATATGCCAAGGGTTGCTGAGACCATTGGTACGTTTGCCTTTGTCCTAAACTGGTTCCTAAGAGGTGTGACTACGAATATTGGCATGGTTAAAAATTTCAGAACTAGGAGTACTGTAATTGGAGTCGCGGCAATGATAATCCCATGGTATATCGGAAAACTAGTCTATACCTATAGAGAGAAATCTAGTGACCTAACGATGACGAATATGGAATATTCTGTAATTATATTAACCACGAGCATGGCTCCCTTCACTTGCATCAACATGCTCCTTACAGACCTCAAGGTAGTTCACACTGAGTTCGGACAAATAGCTCAGTCTTCGGCTATGGTAACCGATGTGCTTGCTTTTACCATGACCATATCGTCTCAGATTAGCCGTGACTATTATTCTGGTATGCGGATGGGATTAGCTTTAATGGTCTTCTTTGTTTCCTTGTACCTTGTACGACAAGTCATGCTTTGGGTGGTCAGACATACACCAGAGGGAGCACCTGTGAAGAATATCTATATCTACATTGGTCTCCTGCTAGGTTACTTGGCTTATATTTTCTGGGACTACTTCTTGTTCTTCGGACCGCTTGGGGCCTTTGTTCTTGGTTTGGCTATCCCAGAAGGGCCGCCTTTAGGATCAGAGTTTATAAGAAGATTCGACAGTTTCAACGAGGGCATCTTCTTACCTCTCTTTGGATCACTTACCATGATAAAACTAGATTGGTCATTTATAATAAAGGAGCTTGGAAGTGGAAGGCATCTCCATGGACATACCTACGAGTGTCTTTCATTCCTTTTCATCATATATATGACAAAGTTCACGACTTCTTTTTTAACAGCCATAGCTTCAAGAATGCCTTTGAGAGACTCAGCTATCCTAGGTATCATTATGGGCACCAAGAGTAGTTTTGAGTTAGCTTACATACTCTACGCATTCGATAAAGAA AGAGTTGGCTTGGAGGTTTTCACGCTCATGGGCATATACATTCTCATAAACTCTTTGTTAACACCAATGGCTATACATTTCTTGTATGACCGGGAAAAAAGATTTGCGTCATATGGAGAAAGAAGTCTCAAACAAAAGCCGGAACTACAAATGGTGGTGTGCATTAGCAAGCCTGACAACATAACATCCATGATCAATCTTCTAAGAGCTACTGCCCCATCTAAAGAATCCCCACTAATGTGTTGTGTTCTTCACCTAATAGAGCTTGTGGGTAAAGCTACTCCCACGTTTATCTCCCACCAGCTTCAGAAACCAAAGCCTGGAAGCCAATCTTACTCGGAAAATGTCATAAGCTCTTTCCAAATGTTTCAAGATATTCACCTGGACTACACTTCTATACACATGTTCACCTCTTTAACTTCCGCTAAAGAGATGCATGAACACATTTGCTGGTTTGCTcttgataaaaattcaaatcttATACTACTCTCTTTTCACCGCAATTGGGGCCCCAGTGGTTATGGCATTATCTCCGACGATCAAACCCTGAGAAATCTTAACCGCAGTGTCCTGAAACGAGCACCTTGCACTGTCGGAATTCTTGTTCACCGGAAACCAATATGGCAACCCAAACCCGTAGAATCTCCATGCAGG GTATGCTTGGTTTCCGCGGGAGGGAACGATGACAAAGAGGCATTAGCATTAGCAGACCACATGAGAGGTAACCCAAAAGTGAGTCTAACGGTGCTAACTCTGATCCCTATGTCTATAGCCGAAGAGAGAGGCGGCGAGTGGAGCCAGAATCAAATGGTGGACACGTGCCTGGTTGAAGAGAGGCCTGGAGATAACTCGATAACGTACATTGTTAGAATGGTGGCGGAAGGGGGAGAAACTTCAAAGATTCTACACTCGGTGGCGTATGACTATGACATGTTCATAGTCGGGAGAAGTAGCGGGAATGGTACGGAGGCAACCAAAGGACTCGGGGACTGGACTGAGTTCGAGGAACTTGGTATCATTGGAGATTTGTTAGCATCTGAAGATTTTCCTTCTAGAGCATCCGTCTTGGTCCTCCAACAACAAGTTCCATGA
- the LOC106346356 gene encoding DNA ligase 1 gives MLTIRSSNHFRCISSLFTKTLNPNFSSVSLSFTRPAPHRAMSSSRPSAFDALMSNARASAAKKKTPQASNPPRSPNKRKIEKTQDSDLVKTEASDSAKPGSDSPSIAEDSKKCAKKSRSLTQTDKIEEMKSKIASLKKKPGEFDPERVSCWEKGERVPFLFIALAFDLISAESGRIVITDILCNMLRTVIATTPDDLVATVYLAANEIAPAHEGVELGIGEGSIIKAISEAFGRTESQVKKLNTELGDLGLVAKGSRSSQTMMFKPESLTVVKVFNTFRQIAKESGKDSTEKKKDRMKALLVAATDCEPLYLTRLLQAKLRLGFSNQTVLAALGQAAVYNEEHSKPPPSTKSPLEEAAKIVKQVFTVLPVYDIIVPALLSGGVWNLPKTCNFTLGVPIGPMLAKPTKGVGEILNKFQDTVFTCEYKYDGERAQVHCMEDGTFEIYSRNAERNTGKYPDVSLALSRLKKPSVKSFILDCEVVAFDREKKKILPFQILSTRARKNVNVNDIKVGVCIFAFDMLYLNGQQLIQENLNIRREKLYESFEEDPGYFQFATTLTSSDIDEIQKFLDASVDIGCEGLIIKTLNSDATYEPAKRSNNWLKLKKDYMDSIGDSVDLVPIAAFHGRGKRTGVFGAFLLACYDADKEEFQSICKIGTGFSEAVLEERSTSLRSRVIATPKQYYRVGDSLNPDVWFEPTEVWEVKAADLTISPVHRAATGIVDPDKGISLRFPRLLRVREDKKPEEATSSEQIADMYQAQKHNHPSNDAKGEDD, from the exons atgttaaCGATTCGATCATCGAATCACTTCCGATGCATATCTTCCCTCttcactaaaaccctaaaccccaactTCTCCTCCGTCTCGCTCTCCTTTACCCGCCCAGCTCCCCACAGAGCCATGTCTTCTTCACGCCCCTCCGCATTCGACGCTCTCATGTCCAACGCTCGCGCATCCGCCGCCAAGAAGAAGACCCCCCAAGCCTCCAACCCGCCTCGCTCGCCGAACAAGAGGAAAATCGAAAAAACCCAAGACTCCGATTTGGTCAAGACCGAAGCTTCCGATTCCGCGAAACCCGGATCGGATTCACCTTCAATTGCGGAGGATTCGAAGAAGTGTGCGAAAAAGTCTAGGTCTTTGACCCAGACGGATAAGATCGAGGAAATGAAGAGCAAAATCGCGTCGCTGAAGAAGAAGCCCGGCGAGTTCGATCCGGAGAGAGTGTCGTGTTGGGAGAAAGGGGAGAGAGTTCCGTTTCTTTTTATCGCGTTGGCGTTTGATTTGATCTCAGCGGAAAGTGGGAGGATTGTGATTActgatattttatgtaatatgCTGAGAACCGTTATTGCCACTACTCCTGATGATTTGGTGGCTACTGTTTACCTTGCGGCGAACGAGATCGCTCCTGCGCATGAAGGGGTTGAGTTGGGGATTGGTGAAGGGTCTATTATCAAGGCCATCTCTGAAGCTTTTGGTAGAACGGAGTCTCAGGTTAAGAAGCTAAACACG GAGCTTGGAGACTTGGGGCTTGTAGCTAAAGGAAGCCGTTCGTCTCAGACTATGATGTTCAAGCCAGAGTCATTGACTGTTGTCAAGGTTTTCAACACGTTTCGACAAATTGCTAAG GAAAGTGGAAAAGATAGTACAGAAAAGAAGAAGGATCGAATGAAGGCACTCCTTGTGGCAGCAACAGACTGTGAACCTCTTTACTTGACTCGTTTACTTCAG GCAAAATTGCGGTTAGGGTTCTCAAACCAGACCGTCTTAGCTGCCTTGGGACAAGCAGCTGTATATAATGAAGAGCACTCTAAGCCACCCCCTAGTACTAAGTCTCCTTTAGAAGAG GCTGCGAAGATTGTTAAACAAGTATTCACTGTGCTTCCTGTCTATGACATTATTGTCCCCGCTCTTTTATCTGGTGGTGTGTGGAATCTCCCTAAAACTTGTAACTTTACACTCGGTGTTCCAATCGGACCAATGCTTGCAAAACCAACAAAAGGTGTAGGTGAGATACTGAATAAATTCCAAGACACCGTCTTCACATGCGAGTACAAGTATGATGGAGAACGTGCACAG GTACATTGTATGGAGGATGGTACATTCGAGATATATAGTCGAAATGCCGAAAGAAACACTGGGAAGTACCCTGATGTTTCTCTTGCGTTGTCAAG ATTAAAGAAGCCTTCTGTGAAATCTTTTATTCTGGATTGTGAGGTTGTTGCTTTCGACAgggagaaaaagaaaattcttcCATTTCAG ATATTGAGCACTCGAGCCCGTAAAAATGTGAATGTCAATGATATCAAAGTTGGCGTATGCATCTTTGCTTTTGACATGTTATATCTTAATGGCCAGCAACTTATCCAGGAGAATCTTAATATTCGCCGAGAG AAGCTATACGAATCATTTGAGGAAGATCCTGGATATTTCCAGTTTGCGACAACTCTTACATCCAGCGATATTGATGAAATACAAAAGTTTCTTGATGCGTCCGTAGATATTGG CTGTGAAGGGTTGATCATTAAAACATTGAATTCAGATGCTACCTATGAGCCTGCAAAGCGATCAAATAATTGGCTAAAACTGAAGAAAGACTACATGGACAg TATTGGGGACTCTGTGGATCTTGTACCAATTGCTGCTTTCCATGGACGTGGCAAACGCACAG GTGTCTTTGGTGCATTTTTACTAGCTTGCTACGATGCTGATAAGGAAGAGTTTCAAAGCATTTGTAAAATAG GTACTGGATTTTCTGAAGCTGTACTTGAAGAGCGGTCTACCAGTCTTCGCTCTAGAGTGATTGCTACTCCAAAA CAATACTACCGAGTTGGAGACAGCCTCAATCCAGACGTTTGGTTCGAACCCACTGAG GTCTGGGAAGTAAAGGCAGCTGACTTGACAATTAGCCCTGTACATCGTGCAGCTACCGGCATTGTGGACCCTGATAAG GGAATTTCTCTACGTTTTCCCCGTTTGCTACGTGTACGGGAAGACAAGAAGCCAGAGGAGGCAACATCATCTGAGCAG ATTGCTGATATGTACCAAGCTCAGAAACACAACCATCCGAGCAATGATGCCAAAGGTGAAGAC
- the LOC125610150 gene encoding uncharacterized protein LOC125610150 isoform X2, protein MLFRDVSPGPREADLRFRLIHFWEACNPNTKTLIGQEMLLIDEEGTVIQGFVPAGRVGIFDLVAGSVYNLSNFFGSRSKEQYRVADHVATVSFSWNSSLSVLENPPVLIPDDRFRFHSYEEFRANCDSRGDLYDIKGDSYIFSGSFLGAEGSSSKDKTPLLIFFVYDTSKI, encoded by the exons ATGTTGTTCAGAGATGTTTCACCCGGCCCACGCGAAGCTGACCTGAGGTTTCGTTTGATTCACTTCTGGGAGGCTTGCAATCCAAACACGAAAACCCTGATTGGACAAGAAATGCTCCTTATCGACGAAGAG GGAACCGTGATTCAGGGTTTTGTCCCAGCCGGACGTGTTGGGATATTTGATCTGGTAGCTGGTTCTGTGTATAACTTGAGCAACTTTTTCGGATCCAGGAGCAAAGAGCAATATCGGGTTGCTGATCATGTCGCCACCGTATCATTTTCTTGGAATTCTTCTTTGTCGGTGCTTGAGAACCCTCCGGTTTTGATTCCAGACGATAGGTTCAGGTTCCACAGCTATGAAGAGTTTAGGGCCAACTGTGACTCTAGGGGTGATCTTTATG ACATAAAGGGGGACAGTTATATCTTCTCAGGTTCGTTTCTTGGAGCAGAAGGTAGTAGTAGTAAAGATAAAACTCcacttttgatattttttgtttacgATACTTCCAAAATTTag